Proteins from one Bos taurus isolate L1 Dominette 01449 registration number 42190680 breed Hereford chromosome 7, ARS-UCD2.0, whole genome shotgun sequence genomic window:
- the SOWAHA gene encoding ankyrin repeat domain-containing protein SOWAHA has protein sequence MALAAAAAAAAAGVSQAAVLGFLQENGGKVRNSELLSRFKPLLEAGDPRGRAARRDRFKQFVNNVAVVKELDGVKFVVLKKKSRSHDGPEPPACCFQSAPEAPAPPSKVTSVSQEETAASGAPSASWAPRAAEPAEDPAPPSEQQDTAGAPASETTQGLLLDPAWQSGVPSDPQIPAFELAQPSEGLSEDVAPPSTAPSEAPSPHVEPPDPEAAPRGPPPPTPRPPPQKPCMLPVRCVPGPSALRIRAEEQGLRRQLSEEPSPRSSPMLLRRLSVEESGLGLGLGSGRSPHLRRLSRAGPRLLSPDTEEAPAAPPPSAVPLEPAEHEWLVRAAGGRWTHQLHGLLLRDLGLAAKRDFMSGFTALHWAAKSGDLEMVQQLVEVARRGGARVDVNARSHGGYTPLHLAALHGHEDAAVLLVVRLGAQVHVRDHSGRRAYQYLQSGASYALRRLLGDPGLRGSTEPDGAAGGSGSFAARRPVQVAATILSSTTSAFLGVLADDLMLQDLARGMRKSSSLNKFLGASPMAPRKKTKIRGSLPAFSEISRRPTPGALAGLVPSLPPAT, from the coding sequence ATGGCACTGGCCGCGGCCGCGGCTGCTGCGGCCGCCGGAGTGAGCCAGGCGGCGGTGCTGGGTTTCCTGCAGGAGAACGGCGGGAAGGTGCGCAACTCTGAGCTGCTGAGCCGCTTCAAACCGCTCCTGGAGGCCGGCGACCCACGCGGCCGCGCAGCCCGCAGGGACCGCTTCAAGCAGTTCGTCAACAACGTGGCCGTGGTGAAGGAGCTCGACGGCGTCAAATTCGTGGTGCTGAAGAAGAAGTCGCGGTCCCACGACGGACCCGAGCCCCCGGCCTGCTGCTTCCAGAGCGCCCCGGAGGCACCAGCCCCGCCGTCGAAGGTCACTTCTGTCTCACAGGAGGAAACCGCGGCCTCGGGGGCTCCGTCCGCGTCCTGGGCACCGAGGGCGGCGGAACCGGCTGAGGACCCGGCCCCGCCATCAGAGCAGCAGGATACCGCCGGGGCTCCGGCCTCAGAGACCACTCAGGGGCTGTTGTTAGACCCGGCCTGGCAGTCAGGGGTGCCCTCTGACCCCCAGATTCCAGCCTTCGAACTGGCCCAGCCCTCTGAGGGTCTCTCTGAAGACGTGGCCCCACCGTCCACGGCACCGTCGGAGGCACCTTCGCCCCACGTAGAACCGCCAGACCCGGAAGCTGCGCCTCGGGGGCCACCACCACCTACCCCTCGCCCTCCGCCTcagaagccttgcatgctgcctGTGCGCTGCGTCCCCGGCCCCTCGGCGCTGCGGATCCGGGCTGAGGAGCAGGGCCTGCGCAGGCAGCTGTCGGAGGAGCCCAGTCCGCGGAGCTCCCCGATGCTGCTGCGGCGGCTCTCGGTTGAGGAGTCCGGCCTGGGCCTCGGTCTGGGCTCTGGCCGCTCCCCTCACCTGAGGCGCCTGTCGCGCGCCGGTCCGCGCCTGCTGAGCCCCGACACTGAGGAGGCTCCGGCTGCCCCGCCGCCGTCCGCCGTGCCCCTGGAGCCGGCCGAACACGAGTGGCTAGTGCGGGCGGCTGGGGGCCGCTGGACCCACCAGCTGCACGGGCTGCTGCTGCGCGACCTCGGCCTGGCAGCCAAACGCGACTTCATGTCTGGTTTCACAGCCCTGCACTGGGCCGCTAAGAGCGGCGACCTGGAGATGGTGCAGCAGCTGGTGGAGGTCGCGCGGCGTGGGGGCGCACGGGTCGACGTCAACGCGCGCTCGCACGGCGGCTATACGCCGCTGCATTTGGCGGCGCTGCACGGCCACGAGGATGCGGCCGTGCTCTTGGTAGTCCGCTTGGGTGCGCAGGTGCACGTGCGCGACCACAGCGGACGGCGCGCTTACCAGTACCTGCAGTCGGGCGCCTCGTATGCTCTGCGTCGCCTACTTGGCGACCCTGGCCTGCGAGGTTCGACCGAACCCGATGGGGCTGCTGGTGGTAGTGGCAGTTTTGCGGCCCGGCGCCCCGTGCAGGTGGCGGCCACCATCCTCAGTTCCACCACCAGCGCGTTTCTGGGCGTCCTGGCTGATGACCTTATGCTCCAGGATCTGGCTCGAGGCATGAGAAAGTCAAGCTCCTTAAACAAATTCTTGGGAGCCTCGCCCATGGCTCCTCGTAAAAAGACAAAGATCCGCGGCAGTCTGCCAGCCTTTTCAGAAATCTCTCGTCGACCCACTCCAGGAGCCTTGGCTGGTCTAGTGCCCAGCCTACCCCCAGCAACCTGA
- the SHROOM1 gene encoding protein Shroom1 isoform X1 encodes MEALGPGGGRTSPASSTRSLDLRRLSAPTDSAYSSLSAASGGPEAPEPRTPSPLAGTQQLPYLDWDYVRVVWGGPAPAARLRTSAQPRPAAPARSGPRAPEKGPGPLSRQTTPLLYALAAEAEAEARAAEPPSPPASRAAYRQRLQGAQRRVLRETSFQRKELRMSLPSRLRPAAPARPSAEHPRSASLSHPGGEVEPARSGAPTQQRKWCFSEPGKLDRLGRGAGLARQCSGEACSSSGFIGPEPREWQQRTLAEFEGHQIRWLPATQPPSVEDPNPRSLKLGNAYRPATSRSRSASGEVLAPWGSPEGVMPIAQAVPQGAETPRPPLQTKLNRFLNQKEAAEVCPAEGPQSSPSDCEQRGSENCIGSVRLPSLPDDEVFLEEAPLVRARSPADSQTPLGLPTCVHVSDQEYGAGLSQRTDQAIIPPEKPFHEDPETAGVDECWQGLNGSVNVSRPTCCSPPETANGDILTFDPTGLLTTVPPTAAETDLKPFPGDTLGPPDSDTPGLPGRSALAWGPREPGPQSTWASPRLEELVQELARLDPSQSDTFTSYPSPEPALGLLDGLIPLAEVWAAMRPACREAGEEAAGNSEPGSYLLNSTQHLPTSQEETRPENLTTHVAPDQPCDQDVPKPNNSIQAKKAELADLLQKMLRDLQAEQKQLQGAAQAWARRGAALEAAVGQACAPHELERFSRFMADLERVLGLLLLLGSRLARVHRALARVGADSDPEEQASLLQRLGLLQRQEKDAKELKQHVARRERALRELLARALPAEELSAYRTLLAGKAAVLAQQRSLDERVRLIQDQLDAVRNDLGRHPSSPRPAFPSGTHPPDKPPFPPPLI; translated from the exons ATGGAGGCCCTGGGTCCCGGAGGTGGCCGCACCTCCCCGGCCTCGTCCACTCGCAGCCTGGACTTGCGGCGGTTGTCCGCGCCCACCGACTCGGCCTACAGCTCTCTCTCCGCTGCCTCAGGCGGTCCTGAGGCTCCTGAGCCGCGCACGCCGTCGCCTTTGGCGGGGACCCAGCAACTTCCCTACCTGGACTGGGACTACGTGCGCGTGGTGTGGGGCGGCCCGGCCCCCGCCGCCAGGCTTCGCACTTCCGCGCAGCCCCGGCCCGCGGCCCCCGCACGCAGTGGGCCTCGTGCCCCTGAAAAGGGCCCGGGACCGCTCAGCCGCCAGACCACCCCGCTGCTGTACGCGCTGGCGGCCGAGGCTGAGGCCGAGGCGCGGGCCGCCGAGCCGCCCAGCCCGCCCGCCTCGCGGGCCGCCTACCGCCAGCGGCTGCAGGGCGCGCAGCGGCGAGTGCTCCGGGAGACGTCCTTCCAGCGCAAGGAGCTCCGCATGAGCCTGCCCTCCCGCCTGCGGCCCGCGGCCCCCGCGCGGCCCTCTGCCGAACACCCGCGCTCCGCCTCTCTCAGCCACCCCGGCGGGGAAGTAGAGCCGGCGCGCTCAGGGGCTCCCACCCAGCAGCGGAAGTGGTGCTTCTcagagccagggaaactggaTCGCCTGGGTAGGGGCGCTGGGTTGGCGAGGCAATGCTCCGGAGAGGCCTGCTCCAGCTCTGGCTTCATCGGGCCGGAGCCTCGAGAATGGCAGCAGAGGACGCTGGCTGAGTTTGAAGGTCACCAGATCAGATGGCTGCCTGCGACCCAGCCCCCAAGTGTAGAGGACCCAAATCCCCGGTCCTTGAAGCTTGGCAATGCCTACAGGCCTGCCACCAGTCGGAGTCGGAGCGCTTCCGGGGAAGTCTTGGCCCCCTGGGGAAGTCCAGAAGGTGTCATGCCCATTGCCCAG GCTGTTCCCCAAGGAGCAGAAACCCCTAGACCACCATTGCAGACCAAACTTAACAG GTTCCTAAATCAGAAGGAAGCTGCAGAAGTGTGTCCTGCAGAAGGACCCCAGAGCAGTCCCTCTGACTGTGAGCAGAGGGGCTCAGAGAACTGCATTGGGTCTGTTCGGCTCCCATCCCTTCCTGATGATGAAGTTTTCCTGGAAGAAGCCCCCCTGGTCAGAGCAAGATCACCTGCAGACTCCCAGACTCCCCTGGGGCTCCCAACCTG TGTCCATGTCTCTGACCAGGAGTACGGAGCTGGCTTGAGTCAAAGGACTGACCAAGCTATAATCCCCCCAGAGAAGCCCTTCCATGAGGACCCAGAAACTGCAGGGGTGGATGAGTGTTGGCAGGGGTTAAACGGTTCTGTGAATGTTTCCAGGCCTACATGCTGTAGCCCCCCTGAGACTGCAAATGGTGACATCCTTACATTTGACCCCACTGGACTGCTGACCACTGTTCCCCCCACAGCTGCAGAGACTGACCTGAAACCTTTCCCAGGTGATACCCTGGGACCTCCAGACAGTGATACCCCAGGGCTCCCTGGCCGTAGTGCCCTGGCTTGGGGCCCTAGGGAGCCTGGTCCCCAGTCAACATGGGCCAGTCCACGCCTCGAGGAGCTGGTTCAGGAGCTGGCCAGATTGGATCCCTCTCAGAGTGACACTTTCACCTCCTATCCCAGCCCAGAGCCAGCCCTGGGCCTGCTAGATGGACTGATTCCTTTAGCTGAGGTCTGGGCTGCAATGAGACCAGCCTGTagggaggctggagaggaggCTGCTGGTAATTCTGAGCCAGG GTCCTATCTACTTAACTCCACCCAGCACCTGCCAACTTCTCAGGAGGAAACAAGGCCTGAAAACCTTACCACCCACGTTGCACCTGACCAACCATGTGACCAGGATGTACCAAAGCCAAATAACAGCATCCAAGCCAAGAAA GCAGAGCTGGCGGACCTCCTCCAAAAGATGCTAAGGGACCTTCAGGCCGAGCAGAAGCAGCTGCAGGGAGCGGCCCAAGCTTGGGCCAGGCGCGGAGCTGCTCTGGAGGCCGCTGTCGGCCAGGCCTGTGCACCCCACGAGCTGGAGCGGTTCAGCCGGTTCATGGCCGACCTAGAGCGCGTGCTTGGCCTCCTGCTGTTGCTGGGCAGTCGCCTGGCCCGCGTGCACCGTGCCCTGGCCCGGGTGGGTGCAGACAGCGACCCTGAAGAGCAG GCCTCTCTGCTGCAGCGACTGGGGCTCCTGCAGCGGCAGGAGAAAGATGCTAAGGAGCTGAAGCAGCACGTGGCGCGGCGGGAGCGGGCCCTACGGGAGCTGCTAGCGCGCGCACTGCCCGCAGAGGAGCTGAGCGCCTACCGCACCCTGTTGGCCGGCAAGGCCGCCGTCCTGGCCCAGCAGCGCAGCTTGGACGAGCGGGTCCGCCTTATTCAGGACCAACTGGACGCAGTCAGGAACGACCTTGGCCGTCATCCCTCGTCTCCCAGGCCAGCCTTCCCCTCAGGGACCCATCCTCCCGATAAACCgcccttcccccctcccctcaTCTAG